The DNA segment GGGTCGAACGCCTCGATGGCTGAAGTGGATTCCGGAGGGGTGGGATCCGTGGAACTGGCCTTCGTGCCGGCTTTCAAGCGTTCCGATTGGTCGTTCGAGCTCGCCTGCAGGTTTTCGATCGTGCCGGCTAAATAATCTAGGTTCGCAATGAATTGAAACCCGTTCTTTTCGAAAGGGGGAGCGTCCGGGGAATCGTCCCAGCATGCTTGGACGAATCGGATGCCGGTTGCGGACAACTGTTCTAGAAGGTGTGCGAGGGTTGGCTCAAGTAGTTCCGAGCCAGCAACGTCTTCCGTTTGGCTGCATCCGACCAGCATCGCGGCATCGGGCGAAATTCTGGTTGCTAGGCAAGCTGCCAGCATGCCGTCGGTTCCAAGACACTGACTCCCAAATACGGCGTCGGCCCCACGCTGCTTGAGGGCGTCGGCTAGTTGGCTGAGTGCCAAGTGCTGACGCCCGATCGAAAGGGTTTGAGTCGCAAACTGGGCTAACTGCGGAATGTCGGCCGTCTTGCTAGGGGTCAGCTGGTAGGGAATGGGCATCAAACTTGCATCTCTTGTCATTCTTGGCTAGACAATCGTGATTGAATCGCGATTATGAACGTAGTTCAAGTTTACGGGAAATAGGGAGGTACATGGCAATGCGGTGCTTACTAGCGATTTTGATGCTCGGTTTTACGAGCGTGGCTTCTTCGCAAGGGATCCTTGAGCGGCTGGAGAATCAATTCCAGAGTCGTTTGGGAGTAGGCGCTCAGGATGTTCCGTTGGTCGATCCGGTGCCAGATCCGGCAAGCCTTGGAAGTTCGCGTTCGAATCTGCCTCAACCTCTCCGCTTGGGGATTCAGGCGGAAGAGCGAGAATTGGGGCAAGAGACCTCCGTTTATGTCGACACGATCCAGCCAGGAAGTGCGGCCGCCGCGGCGGGGCTTCAACGCGGTGATCGGATTGTCCGTCTGAATGATCAACCGATTGCGACGATTGGCGAAATCGCCCGCTTCATGGCGGCTCGTAAACCGGGTGACAAGATCGAAATTGGGGTGGAACGCGATGGCCAAGAAGTGGTCGGTTCGGCCACGCTGCAGGCCGCTCCCCCCATTATTGCGCGGCCCGGTGCTGGGATGCCAAGTCCTCCTTCGCTCAATTTTGATCGGGAGCCCGCCGATTCGAATTCTGTCTCGCATGGAAGATTGGGCGTTGTCGTCGAAGACAGCTCGCCCGTTGAAGAAAACAGTCCCGCTCGCGTCGTGAACATCATGCCCAATTCCCCTGCAGCGAAAGCAGGCCTTGAAGTTGGTGATCAGATTCTCAGCATCGATGGCCAGCCGCTGGGGGGCGCTTTTGATCTGCAGCAGCGGATGCGATCGACGCGTCCTGGCCAAGAGATCGAGCTGGTCTTTCAGCATCGCGGCGAGACGTCTTCTGCGACCATCCGTTTGATGGGAGCTCCACCGGTGGCCGGAGCCCCGCCTGAATTAGGAACTCCGCCTGGACTGGGGACGCCCCCGGGCCAAGGGCCGCGTCCAATGCCCGCTTTGACTCCACCACCGACGAATCGTCGACCGCCGATGATCGAAGGCCCGCAGTCCGAGCAGCCTGCTCCTTCCGGCGGAGCTGCCCCGGCGGCCAAAGCGGCGGTGGAACCTGCGGCGACGAAAATCGAAGTCGAAGAATTGCGAGCGGAAATCGAAGCGTTGAAGGCCTCGATCAAGGAATTGAAGGAAGAGCTTGCCAAACCGGCTTCTCCCGCCCCGAAACCTGCAACGCCCGCGGAGCCGGAAAAGCCAGCTCCGGCTCCACCTGCTGCGGCCGATCCACCTGCCGCGGCCGATCCGCCGGCTACGCCTGCTTTACCAGCTCCACCTGCAAAGCCTGCTCCGGTTTCGGTTCCGGAATTACCTCAGCTGCCGCCAGCGGCCGAACTACCGGCACCCCCTGCCAGTCCTGAGTAGCGGACATGTGCGAACGTGAGAGTGTTGATTGTCCCTTTCGGTTTGGCAGACCTTGCTGTAACGATGATGCCAGCTTCCTGGGCTTGTTTCTTTCGTGCCAAATGTCAAACCGTGTAATTGCATCCGCGCTCTCCAGGGGCGTTCGCGTCTGAGGCTTACCGCCTCCTTCGTGGTCACGCTGCGGCAGATGGATTCGCAAGCTACAATAGGCCTCATGAACATCGATAGAAAATCATTGATCTTGAGACGGCTTGGAGTCAGCTGTTTTTTGCTTCTTTTGGCCTTCCCCGTCGTCGGGGTCGCTGAGGATGATTTTCTATTAACAGAAGCTCAAGCGGTTCGCAAAGCGGCTGACCAGGTTGCTCCGGCGGTTGTTCGTGTCGAACTGGTTGGAGTGGCTGAATCGACAGGGGAAGTCGCCGCCGATGCGTCGACCGTGGGGACGGTGGTCGATCCCGATGGCTGGATCGTTGCGTCCTCGCTGGTGGGGGACCGCCCCTCTGCATCGATCTTGATTGTTTCTGCCGATGGGACTCGTCAGACGGCGAAGATTGTGGCTAAAGACCTGCATCGAGAGTGGGTGCTGCTGAAGACCGAGCCCAAGGAACCGATGGCGGCGGTTAAGTTGCCGACGTCGATCGACCCGACGGTTGGGCAATACACCGTTGCGGTCGGACGTGTCGAAGGGGCTGCGGAGCCGGCCATTTCGGTTGGGATTCTAAGCGCTGTGGGGCGATTGCGTGGGCGAGCCCTGCAGACGGATGCCCGAGTCTCGCCCGTGTACTACGGGGGCCCGTTGGTCGATATTCGAGGAAATTTGTTGGGGATTCTGGTTCCTGCGATGCCCGCTGCCGCTGGTGCTGACGAAAAATCGGGCTGGTATGATTCCGGAATTGCGTTCGCCATCCCTGCCGATGTGATTGCGGCTCGACTAGAAAAAATGAAAGCGGGCGAAGACGTCCAAGCAGGCTTGTTGGGAATCGTTTCGGGGGCGAGTGACCCATTTGTACTAGGGACCAAAATTGATGCCGTCCGCCCGCGGTCGCCAGCCGCCCGTGCAGGCTTTTTACCCAATGACGAAATTCTTGAAATCAATGGCACGCCCGTTAAATACCAGTATCAGGTACGCCAGGAAATGGGGCGATTCGATGCAGGTGAAAGCGTGTCCTTTAAGGTTCGACGGGAAGACAAAACCGTTGACTTGCAGACAGAGCTAACCGATTCCATTCCTCCATTGGAAATGCAGGCTTGGGGCGTTTATGTAAAAGAGAGCGAGGGGGAGATCGAAGTGGTTGCCATCGAACCTGATTCGAAGGCGGCTGCGGCAGATCTTGCTCCGGGCGATCGGTTGTTGCAGTTGGCGGGACAGCCGATTCGCTCGATCGACGCTTTACGAAATCAGGTGGCTATAGCGGATCCTGAGGGGGGACTGGAATTAACGTATCGACGCGGTGAATCGGAAATGACCGCGACCCTGGGAACCCAGCCGGTTGCTGGGATGTTGTCAAAACTGCCAGAGCAGGAAAAGGCAAAGGAAGCGGGATCGGGCGAACAAAAGCCTGCGGAGTGGTCGGTTTCGGAATTGACGCTTACCGATGCGGCGAATTCGATTTCCTATTTCTCGCCCACGGATCTGGAAAAGACCCCGGTCGAGGGATTGCTGATCGTGTTGCTTGATCCCGGCAAAAAAGAAAGTGAAGAGGGGCTGGAAAAATGGAAGTCTGCCGCCAAAAAGTACGATGTGGCGGTGGCCGTGGTCGCGTCGGCATCCGAACAGCGTTGGACTCCGGCCGAGGCTCAGGACATTGGCCGTGCTGCTGCCCAGCTTGGCAAGCAATTGAATCTGACTAGGAATGCAATCGGGGTTAGTGGTGATTCTCAAGGCCCTAGTTTCGCGATGGCTTTGGTCGTCGCAATCACACAAAAAGAAGCTGTCAGCGGGGTCGCAACGACGACCG comes from the Roseimaritima multifibrata genome and includes:
- a CDS encoding GNAT family N-acetyltransferase, which gives rise to MPIPYQLTPSKTADIPQLAQFATQTLSIGRQHLALSQLADALKQRGADAVFGSQCLGTDGMLAACLATRISPDAAMLVGCSQTEDVAGSELLEPTLAHLLEQLSATGIRFVQACWDDSPDAPPFEKNGFQFIANLDYLAGTIENLQASSNDQSERLKAGTKASSTDPTPPESTSAIEAFDPDNAQDRLDIYKVVADTFEKTLDCPRLNHFRPPQTIVDAYLDSPAFEPAGWRIFRQGGKPIACLITTPYASANTLELTYMGAIPEVRGQGWGGKIIDEAIVIAKQFKLTELILAVDAKNQPAIDIYHRTGLTSIAKEAVWGCRLPQSLPI
- a CDS encoding PDZ domain-containing protein yields the protein MNIDRKSLILRRLGVSCFLLLLAFPVVGVAEDDFLLTEAQAVRKAADQVAPAVVRVELVGVAESTGEVAADASTVGTVVDPDGWIVASSLVGDRPSASILIVSADGTRQTAKIVAKDLHREWVLLKTEPKEPMAAVKLPTSIDPTVGQYTVAVGRVEGAAEPAISVGILSAVGRLRGRALQTDARVSPVYYGGPLVDIRGNLLGILVPAMPAAAGADEKSGWYDSGIAFAIPADVIAARLEKMKAGEDVQAGLLGIVSGASDPFVLGTKIDAVRPRSPAARAGFLPNDEILEINGTPVKYQYQVRQEMGRFDAGESVSFKVRREDKTVDLQTELTDSIPPLEMQAWGVYVKESEGEIEVVAIEPDSKAAAADLAPGDRLLQLAGQPIRSIDALRNQVAIADPEGGLELTYRRGESEMTATLGTQPVAGMLSKLPEQEKAKEAGSGEQKPAEWSVSELTLTDAANSISYFSPTDLEKTPVEGLLIVLLDPGKKESEEGLEKWKSAAKKYDVAVAVVASASEQRWTPAEAQDIGRAAAQLGKQLNLTRNAIGVSGDSQGPSFAMALVVAITQKEAVSGVATTTDIKPPAIRLRENDPESSLQIALPLTVKAELPPWAGGLPRLGFPIVRISDLTPSSVLHWVRTLSRI
- a CDS encoding PDZ domain-containing protein — protein: MRCLLAILMLGFTSVASSQGILERLENQFQSRLGVGAQDVPLVDPVPDPASLGSSRSNLPQPLRLGIQAEERELGQETSVYVDTIQPGSAAAAAGLQRGDRIVRLNDQPIATIGEIARFMAARKPGDKIEIGVERDGQEVVGSATLQAAPPIIARPGAGMPSPPSLNFDREPADSNSVSHGRLGVVVEDSSPVEENSPARVVNIMPNSPAAKAGLEVGDQILSIDGQPLGGAFDLQQRMRSTRPGQEIELVFQHRGETSSATIRLMGAPPVAGAPPELGTPPGLGTPPGQGPRPMPALTPPPTNRRPPMIEGPQSEQPAPSGGAAPAAKAAVEPAATKIEVEELRAEIEALKASIKELKEELAKPASPAPKPATPAEPEKPAPAPPAAADPPAAADPPATPALPAPPAKPAPVSVPELPQLPPAAELPAPPASPE